In Pygocentrus nattereri isolate fPygNat1 chromosome 26, fPygNat1.pri, whole genome shotgun sequence, one genomic interval encodes:
- the eif6 gene encoding eukaryotic translation initiation factor 6, which yields MAVRASFEKNNEIGCFSKLTNTYCLVAIGGSENFYSVFEGELSETIPVVHASIAGCRIIGRMCVGNRHGLLVPNNTTDQEMQHIRNSLPDSVRIQRVEERLSALGNVIACNDYVALIHPDLDRETEEILADTLKVEVFRQTVAEQVLVGSYCAFSNQGGLVHPKTSIEDQDELSSLLQVPLVAGTVNRGSEVIAAGMVVNDWCAFCGLDTTSTELSVIESVFRLSETQPSAIATTMRDSLIDSLT from the exons ATGGCGGTTCGAGCTTCATTTGAGAAGAACAATGAGATAGGGTGCTTCTCAAAACTCACCAACACATACTGCCTGGTCGCCATAGGAGGGTCAGAGAACTTCTACAG TGTCTTTGAAGGTGAACTGTCAGAAACGATCCCAGTGGTCCACGCTTCCATAGCAGGGTGTCGGATAATTGGTAGAATGTGTGTGG GAAACCGTCACGGCCTTCTTGTGCCCAACAACACAACAGATCAGGAGATGCAGCACATCAGGAACAGCCTTCCAGACTCGGTCCGCATTCAGAGAGTAGAGGAGCGTCTCTCCGCACTGGGGAACGTCATTGCCTGCAACGACTATGTGGCTCTAATCCATCCTGATCTCGACAGG GAGACGGAAGAAATTTTGGCGGACACTCTCAAGGTGGAGGTCTTTAGGCAAACGGTGGCAGAGCAGGTGCTTGTGGGTAGTTACTGCGCCTTTAGCAACCAGGGAGGCCTCGTCCACCCCAAAACTTCCATCGAAGACCAAGATGAGCTCTCGTCGCTTCTTCAAGTGCCTCTGGTt GCTGGAACTGTAAATCGCGGCAGTGAGGTGATCGCTGCCGGCATGGTGGTGAACGACTGGTGCGCCTTCTGCGGGCTGGACACCACGAGCACAGAGCTGTCAGTCATCGAGAGTGTGTTCCGGTTGAGTGAGACTCAGCCCAGCgccatagcaaccaccatgAGAGACTCGCTGATTGACAG CCTTACATAA